A genome region from Proteus vulgaris includes the following:
- a CDS encoding YajQ family cyclic di-GMP-binding protein, with product MPSFDIVSEVDLHEVRNAVENAQRELTTRWDFRNVEASFELNEKAESVKTTSVSEFQVQQLLDILREKMAKRGIDGAVLNIPEEMTHSGKMYSVEATLKQGIDTALAKKIVKLIKDSKLKVQTQIQGEQVRVTGKSRDDLQAVMKLVREGELGQPFQFNNFRD from the coding sequence ATGCCATCTTTTGATATCGTATCTGAAGTTGACTTACATGAAGTGCGTAATGCGGTAGAAAATGCACAACGTGAACTGACTACTCGCTGGGATTTTCGTAACGTTGAAGCAAGCTTTGAATTAAACGAAAAAGCAGAGTCAGTGAAAACGACCAGTGTATCTGAATTTCAGGTTCAACAATTATTAGATATTCTGCGTGAGAAAATGGCAAAAAGAGGGATTGATGGTGCGGTATTGAATATCCCTGAAGAGATGACTCATAGCGGAAAAATGTACAGCGTAGAAGCTACCTTAAAACAAGGTATTGATACCGCTTTAGCGAAAAAAATTGTTAAGTTAATCAAAGACAGTAAATTGAAAGTTCAGACTCAAATTCAAGGTGAGCAAGTTCGCGTTACAGGTAAATCACGTGACGACTTACAAGCCGTAATGAAATTAGTCAGAGAAGGTGAGTTAGGGCAGCCATTCCAATTTAACAATTTCCGTGACTAA
- the rbsA gene encoding ribose ABC transporter ATP-binding protein RbsA, with product MEPLLELKDIDKSFPGVKALSGATLRIYPGRVMALVGENGAGKSTLMKVLTGIYKKDAGEVIYQGKSCAFNGPKSSQEAGIGIIHQELNLIPELTIAENIFLGREFTRAFGAIDWKKMYTEADKLLARLNLAYSSHRLVSELSIGDQQMVEIAKVLSFGSKVIIMDEPTDALTDTETESLFSVIRELRDQGCGIVYISHRLKEIFEICDDVTVLRDGQFIGEKPVASLKEDTLIEMMVGRKLEDQYPRINIPQGKIKLNVINLSGEDVHEVSFSLHESEILGISGLMGAGRTELMKIIYGALPKTNGTVELDGKPCQIKKPVEGLEQGIVYISEDRKRDGLVLGMSVKENMSLTALRYFSRSMGVINHKEEQLTVGDFIKLFNIKTPSMDQTIGFLSGGNQQKVAIARGLMTRPKVLILDEPTRGVDVGAKKEIYQLINKFKQEGLSIILISSEMPEVMGMSDRILVMHEGRISGEFSAHNVTQEMLMAAAVGKQYDAKLGA from the coding sequence ATGGAACCTTTACTTGAACTTAAAGATATTGATAAGTCATTCCCCGGCGTAAAAGCACTATCAGGCGCAACGTTGCGAATTTACCCAGGTCGAGTAATGGCTTTAGTCGGTGAGAATGGCGCAGGAAAATCAACACTGATGAAAGTACTCACTGGGATCTATAAAAAAGATGCTGGCGAAGTGATTTATCAAGGCAAAAGTTGTGCTTTCAATGGCCCAAAATCTTCCCAAGAAGCAGGAATAGGCATTATTCATCAAGAGCTTAACCTTATTCCAGAATTAACCATTGCAGAAAATATCTTCTTAGGTCGTGAATTTACACGTGCTTTTGGTGCTATCGATTGGAAGAAAATGTATACAGAGGCCGATAAGTTATTAGCCCGATTAAACCTTGCTTACAGTAGTCACCGTTTAGTGTCTGAATTATCAATTGGCGATCAGCAAATGGTAGAAATTGCCAAGGTGCTTAGCTTTGGTTCCAAAGTGATTATTATGGATGAACCAACAGACGCATTAACTGACACTGAAACTGAATCACTATTTAGTGTTATTCGTGAACTGAGGGATCAAGGTTGTGGCATTGTTTATATCTCACACCGTTTAAAAGAGATCTTTGAGATTTGTGATGACGTAACGGTACTACGAGACGGCCAGTTTATTGGTGAAAAACCTGTCGCTTCATTAAAAGAAGACACCCTGATTGAAATGATGGTGGGGCGTAAGTTAGAAGATCAATACCCTCGTATTAATATTCCACAAGGAAAAATAAAACTTAACGTCATTAACCTCAGTGGCGAAGATGTTCACGAAGTGAGTTTCTCATTACATGAAAGCGAAATTCTTGGTATTTCAGGATTAATGGGAGCGGGTCGTACTGAGTTAATGAAAATTATCTACGGCGCATTACCCAAAACTAATGGCACCGTTGAGTTAGATGGTAAACCCTGCCAAATCAAAAAACCCGTTGAAGGATTGGAACAAGGTATTGTTTACATCTCTGAAGATAGAAAGCGTGATGGTTTAGTGCTTGGCATGTCAGTAAAAGAAAATATGTCTCTGACTGCACTTCGCTATTTTAGCCGCAGTATGGGTGTGATTAATCATAAAGAAGAGCAACTCACGGTCGGTGACTTTATTAAATTATTCAATATAAAAACGCCTTCAATGGATCAAACTATTGGCTTTTTATCTGGGGGAAATCAACAAAAAGTGGCTATCGCAAGAGGCCTAATGACTCGCCCTAAAGTACTTATTCTTGATGAACCCACTCGTGGTGTTGATGTGGGCGCTAAAAAAGAAATTTATCAGCTAATTAATAAATTTAAACAAGAAGGATTAAGCATCATCTTAATTTCTTCTGAAATGCCTGAGGTAATGGGAATGAGTGACCGTATTTTGGTTATGCATGAAGGTCGTATTAGTGGTGAGTTTTCGGCACACAATGTCACACAAGAAATGCTAATGGCAGCGGCTGTTGGTAAACAATATGACGCGAAATTAGGAGCTTGA
- the thiI gene encoding tRNA uracil 4-sulfurtransferase ThiI gives MKFIIKLFPEITIKSQSVRIRFIKILTSNIRNVLNTLGDEITVVRNWDNIVVVSKDESKSEAVCDALTRIPGIHHFLQVEEHPYTDLHNIFEQTFAAFKHLVENKTFCVRAKRRGKHSFTSNEVERYVGGGFNQHIESAKVKLTRPDVTINLEIEDDKLILVNARYEGIGGFPIGTQEDVLSLISGGYDSGVSSYMLMRRGSRVHYCFFNLGGSAHEIGVKQVAYYLWNRFGRSHKVHFVAVDFEPVVAEILEKIDDGQMGVVLKRMMVRAASRVAERYGVQAIVTGEALGQVSSQTLTNLRLIDNATDTLILRPLITHDKENIINIARQIGTEDFARTMPEFCGVISKSPTVKAVKAKIEAEEEKFDFSILDSVVENANNMDIRRIAEETVQQVTEVEMVSEFGANDVILDIRSPEEQETSPLKIDGVNVKELPFYKLSTQFGDLDKAKTYLLYCDRGMMSRLQALYLREQGFENVKVYRKK, from the coding sequence ATGAAGTTTATTATTAAATTATTCCCCGAAATTACGATCAAAAGCCAATCAGTTCGTATACGTTTTATCAAAATTCTTACCAGCAATATTCGAAATGTTCTTAATACATTAGGTGATGAAATCACCGTTGTTCGCAATTGGGATAACATTGTTGTTGTTAGCAAAGATGAAAGTAAAAGTGAAGCTGTATGTGATGCATTAACACGTATTCCTGGTATTCATCACTTTTTACAAGTAGAAGAGCATCCGTATACTGATTTACACAATATTTTTGAGCAAACTTTTGCCGCATTTAAGCATTTAGTTGAAAACAAAACATTTTGTGTTCGTGCTAAACGTCGTGGTAAGCATAGTTTTACTTCAAATGAAGTTGAGCGTTATGTTGGTGGTGGCTTTAACCAACACATTGAAAGTGCAAAAGTGAAATTAACGCGTCCAGATGTCACCATTAACTTAGAAATTGAAGACGATAAACTTATTTTAGTGAATGCGCGCTATGAAGGTATTGGTGGCTTCCCAATTGGTACACAAGAAGATGTTTTATCACTGATCTCTGGTGGTTATGATTCAGGTGTATCGAGTTATATGTTAATGCGTCGTGGTAGCCGAGTTCACTACTGTTTCTTTAACTTAGGTGGCTCAGCACACGAAATTGGGGTTAAGCAGGTTGCATATTACTTATGGAATCGCTTTGGTCGCTCTCATAAAGTACATTTTGTCGCAGTTGATTTTGAGCCAGTTGTTGCAGAAATTTTAGAAAAAATCGACGATGGTCAAATGGGCGTGGTACTAAAACGTATGATGGTACGTGCAGCATCTCGTGTTGCCGAACGCTATGGTGTTCAAGCGATTGTAACAGGTGAAGCATTAGGTCAAGTTTCTAGTCAAACCTTAACTAACTTACGTTTAATTGATAATGCGACTGATACATTAATTCTACGTCCTCTTATCACGCATGATAAAGAAAATATTATCAATATAGCGCGTCAAATTGGTACAGAAGATTTTGCTCGCACAATGCCTGAATTCTGTGGCGTAATTTCAAAAAGCCCAACAGTGAAAGCAGTTAAAGCAAAGATTGAAGCGGAAGAAGAGAAATTTGATTTTTCCATTCTAGATAGCGTTGTTGAAAACGCCAACAATATGGATATTCGTCGTATTGCAGAAGAAACCGTACAGCAAGTTACTGAAGTTGAGATGGTATCTGAATTTGGTGCTAACGATGTTATTTTAGATATTCGCTCACCTGAAGAGCAAGAAACTTCACCATTAAAGATAGACGGTGTTAATGTTAAAGAGTTACCTTTCTATAAATTAAGCACTCAATTTGGTGATCTAGATAAAGCCAAAACTTATTTACTCTATTGTGACCGCGGAATGATGAGTCGTTTACAAGCGTTGTATTTGCGTGAACAAGGCTTTGAAAACGTTAAAGTCTATCGTAAAAAATAA
- the dxs gene encoding 1-deoxy-D-xylulose-5-phosphate synthase: MSIDIEKYPTLALVETPEDLRLLPKESLPKLCDELRLFLLNSVSRSSGHFASGLGAIELTVALHYVYKTPFDNLIWDVGHQAYPHKILTGRRDRIDTIRQKNGLHPFPWREESEYDKLCVGHSSTSISAGLGMAVAAEQEKLNRKTVCVIGDGAITAGMAFEAMNHAGDIEPDMLVILNDNEMSISENVGALNNHLAQLLSGKLYTTLREGGKKVFSGIPPIKELLKKTEEHIKGMVVPGTMFEELGFNYIGPVDGHDVIALVQTLANMRDLKGPQLLHIMTKKGRGYAPAERDPISWHAVPKFDPQAGTLPKSPNARPTFSKIFGDWLCEEASTDPKLMAITPAMREGSGMVRFSKEYPSQYFDVAIAEQHAVTFAAGLAIGGYKPIVAIYSTFLQRAYDQVIHDIAIQKLPVLFAIDRGGIVGADGQTHQGAFDLSFLRCIPNMIIMAPSDENECRQMLHTGYHYQDGPVAVRYPRGSSVGAQLQPLNPLPMGKGIIRRQGKGIAILNFGTLLPEALEVAEKLDATVADMRFIKPLDQSLILSLAEQHDMLVTLEENAIMGGAGSGVNELLMQERCLVPVLNLGIPDLFVPQGGQEEIRADLGLDAEGIEKSIKAYQAN; encoded by the coding sequence ATGAGCATTGATATCGAAAAATATCCCACATTGGCGTTGGTTGAAACACCAGAAGATTTGCGCCTATTACCAAAAGAGAGTTTACCTAAACTCTGTGATGAGCTAAGGCTATTTCTTCTAAACAGTGTCAGCCGCTCAAGTGGTCACTTCGCCTCAGGTTTAGGTGCTATTGAGTTAACGGTTGCTCTTCATTACGTTTATAAAACCCCTTTTGATAACCTCATTTGGGATGTTGGCCATCAGGCTTATCCTCATAAGATCTTAACAGGTCGCCGTGACCGCATTGATACTATCCGTCAAAAAAATGGATTGCATCCCTTCCCTTGGCGAGAAGAGAGTGAATATGACAAGCTTTGTGTCGGTCACTCTTCAACCTCTATCAGTGCAGGTCTAGGTATGGCTGTTGCAGCTGAGCAAGAAAAGCTGAACAGAAAAACAGTTTGTGTCATTGGTGATGGTGCAATTACTGCGGGTATGGCTTTTGAAGCAATGAACCACGCAGGGGATATTGAACCTGATATGCTCGTTATACTTAATGACAACGAAATGTCGATTTCAGAAAACGTTGGTGCATTAAACAATCACCTTGCACAATTGTTATCTGGCAAACTGTATACGACCTTGCGTGAAGGTGGAAAAAAGGTCTTTTCTGGTATTCCCCCCATTAAAGAATTACTGAAAAAGACGGAAGAACATATTAAAGGCATGGTGGTTCCAGGCACCATGTTTGAAGAGCTAGGCTTCAACTATATCGGTCCAGTTGATGGTCATGATGTTATTGCATTAGTACAAACACTCGCTAATATGCGTGATCTAAAAGGCCCTCAACTTCTGCATATTATGACTAAAAAAGGCCGTGGATATGCGCCTGCTGAACGTGATCCTATTAGCTGGCACGCTGTACCTAAGTTTGATCCACAAGCAGGTACATTACCTAAAAGCCCGAATGCACGACCTACATTTTCCAAAATTTTTGGTGACTGGTTATGTGAAGAAGCCTCAACTGATCCCAAACTCATGGCTATTACCCCAGCTATGCGTGAAGGCTCTGGTATGGTGCGTTTCTCAAAAGAATACCCATCACAATACTTTGATGTTGCGATCGCAGAACAACATGCCGTTACGTTTGCAGCAGGTTTAGCAATTGGGGGTTATAAGCCGATTGTTGCTATCTATTCAACATTCTTACAACGCGCTTACGACCAAGTGATCCACGATATTGCCATTCAAAAACTACCTGTTTTATTCGCTATTGATCGTGGCGGTATTGTGGGAGCTGATGGTCAAACTCACCAAGGCGCTTTTGATCTCTCGTTCTTACGTTGTATTCCTAATATGATCATTATGGCGCCAAGTGATGAAAATGAATGTCGCCAAATGCTTCATACTGGTTATCACTATCAAGATGGCCCTGTTGCCGTACGCTATCCAAGAGGTTCTAGTGTTGGTGCGCAATTGCAACCACTTAATCCACTACCTATGGGTAAAGGTATTATTCGTCGTCAAGGCAAGGGAATTGCGATCCTAAACTTTGGTACATTACTACCAGAAGCGTTAGAAGTGGCTGAAAAATTGGATGCTACTGTCGCTGATATGCGTTTTATCAAGCCTCTTGATCAATCACTTATTCTTTCTCTCGCTGAACAACATGATATGTTAGTAACGCTAGAAGAGAATGCCATTATGGGCGGCGCTGGTAGTGGTGTTAATGAGTTGCTCATGCAAGAACGTTGCCTTGTACCTGTCTTGAACTTAGGTATACCTGATCTTTTTGTACCACAAGGTGGACAAGAAGAAATCAGAGCTGACTTAGGATTAGATGCCGAAGGTATTGAGAAATCAATTAAGGCTTATCAAGCTAACTAA
- the rbsD gene encoding D-ribose pyranase — MKKGVLLNSPISSVISRLGHTDKITIADAGLPIPSSVERIDLALTQGIPDFMSVLQTITHEMQVEAVMLADEIKTINPSLFNEIISYLHLLEQEQKKPIQIISVSHETLKKQLTENKAVIRTGECTPYANIVLFSGVTF, encoded by the coding sequence ATGAAAAAAGGTGTATTACTTAATAGTCCTATCTCGAGTGTCATTTCACGTTTAGGACACACTGACAAAATCACTATTGCAGATGCCGGATTACCTATTCCCTCCTCTGTTGAACGGATTGATCTTGCTCTGACTCAAGGTATTCCAGACTTTATGTCCGTACTGCAGACGATCACTCATGAGATGCAAGTGGAAGCCGTAATGCTGGCGGACGAAATTAAAACGATCAATCCTTCTCTTTTTAATGAAATCATCTCTTACCTCCATTTATTAGAACAAGAGCAGAAGAAACCTATCCAAATAATCTCTGTTTCACATGAAACATTAAAGAAGCAACTTACTGAAAATAAAGCTGTTATTAGAACGGGTGAATGTACACCTTATGCCAATATTGTGTTGTTTTCTGGTGTGACTTTTTGA
- the panE gene encoding 2-dehydropantoate 2-reductase — MKITVLGCGSIGKLWVAALTRQSHEVQGWLRVPQPFLDVSVDNINGEPFYQRITANQLQLLKQSELLIVCLKSWQVSDAVNSLLPYLSAQCPILLIHNGMGTADELTATQHPVIRPILQGIITHGAYQQGQDVIHTATGITHIGPLNHVAEQYSYLAETLHHALPDVAWHNDIHTISWLKLAVNCVINPLTVYYQCRNGDLLRYPEHIQKVCDEVYQVMEREGVVPTSKTHLHGYIIDTIEQTANNYSSMYQDVKYQRHTEIDYITGYLLRRASEQGLVLPENNRLFQFIKQQEGNYDHISTHLPS, encoded by the coding sequence ATGAAAATTACCGTTTTAGGATGTGGTTCGATTGGTAAACTTTGGGTTGCAGCTTTAACACGCCAATCTCATGAAGTACAAGGTTGGTTAAGAGTACCTCAGCCTTTTTTAGACGTGAGTGTTGATAACATTAATGGTGAGCCTTTTTATCAACGTATTACCGCAAATCAACTTCAATTGTTAAAACAAAGCGAATTATTAATTGTTTGCTTAAAATCTTGGCAAGTCTCAGATGCCGTTAATTCGCTATTACCTTATCTTTCTGCACAATGTCCTATTTTACTTATCCATAATGGTATGGGAACGGCTGATGAATTAACAGCGACACAACACCCAGTTATCAGACCTATTTTACAAGGCATTATTACTCATGGTGCTTATCAACAAGGACAAGATGTTATTCATACCGCAACCGGAATAACACATATCGGTCCATTAAATCATGTCGCTGAACAATATAGCTATTTAGCGGAAACCTTACACCATGCTTTGCCGGATGTCGCTTGGCATAATGATATCCATACAATTAGTTGGCTAAAGCTTGCTGTGAATTGTGTTATCAATCCGCTTACCGTTTATTATCAATGCCGTAATGGGGATTTATTGCGCTACCCTGAACATATTCAAAAAGTCTGCGATGAAGTTTATCAAGTTATGGAACGTGAAGGTGTTGTTCCCACCTCCAAAACACATCTTCATGGCTATATTATTGATACCATAGAACAAACAGCAAATAATTATTCTTCTATGTATCAAGATGTGAAATATCAACGCCATACAGAGATTGACTATATTACGGGTTATTTATTGCGTCGAGCTTCGGAACAAGGGCTTGTATTGCCAGAAAATAACCGCCTTTTTCAATTTATTAAACAACAGGAAGGCAATTATGACCATATCAGCACTCATCTGCCTAGCTAA
- the yajL gene encoding protein deglycase YajL, translated as MTISALICLANGSEETEVVTTADLLVRAGINVVLASAEDDVDELIITCSRGIKLVADAPLVRVVDHHYDVIILPGGLQGTETLRDSPLVVEKVRRMHSENKLVAAICAAPAIILESHNIFPVGNMTGFPALKDKISPKKWVDYRVYFDERVNLITSQAPATSIDFALKIIERLKGKEAAADVAKQLVLPPGIYNYQDEFTGFGDR; from the coding sequence ATGACCATATCAGCACTCATCTGCCTAGCTAATGGAAGTGAAGAAACCGAAGTTGTGACTACTGCAGATTTACTGGTAAGGGCGGGTATTAATGTCGTACTTGCAAGTGCAGAAGATGATGTTGATGAGCTTATAATTACATGCTCACGAGGCATAAAACTTGTCGCTGATGCCCCTTTAGTTCGTGTTGTCGATCACCACTATGACGTTATTATTCTACCTGGTGGATTACAAGGTACTGAAACCTTAAGAGATAGCCCTTTAGTCGTTGAAAAAGTACGTCGTATGCACAGTGAAAATAAACTTGTTGCAGCCATCTGTGCAGCACCCGCAATTATTCTTGAGTCTCACAATATTTTTCCCGTCGGTAACATGACGGGTTTTCCTGCATTAAAAGATAAAATATCGCCCAAAAAATGGGTTGATTACCGAGTCTATTTTGATGAGAGAGTTAATTTGATTACCAGCCAAGCGCCTGCAACATCTATCGATTTCGCACTAAAAATTATCGAACGCTTAAAAGGCAAAGAAGCTGCCGCCGATGTTGCCAAACAACTGGTATTACCACCCGGTATTTATAATTACCAAGATGAATTTACAGGATTTGGGGATAGGTAA
- the ispA gene encoding (2E,6E)-farnesyl diphosphate synthase, translating into MSNATSSTDAFRHKLDSAHQRVDDALNQALSALPFTDMPLGKAMHYGALLGGKRLRPFLVYAVGEMFKVPALNLDAPAAAVECIHAYSLIHDDLPAMDDDDLRRGKPTCHIEFGEANAILAGDALQTLAFEILAKNPMPDVAIADRVAMIAELATASGLAGMCGGQALDLEAEDKSIDLASLEKIHLHKTGALIRAAVRLGAFSAGSKGHNVLPALDKYAHSIGLAFQVQDDILDVIGSTEETGKRQGSDQESGKSTYPALLGLAQAQKKAQELYNEALDALAFLEQYEYDTTTLKQLASFIVKRKN; encoded by the coding sequence TTGAGTAACGCAACTTCAAGTACGGATGCGTTCCGTCATAAATTAGATTCCGCCCACCAACGTGTTGATGATGCATTAAACCAAGCGCTATCCGCTTTACCATTTACTGACATGCCGTTAGGTAAAGCCATGCATTATGGTGCTCTTTTAGGTGGAAAGCGCTTACGTCCTTTTCTTGTTTATGCAGTGGGCGAAATGTTTAAAGTCCCAGCACTTAACCTTGATGCCCCCGCCGCCGCCGTAGAATGTATTCACGCTTATTCTCTCATTCATGATGATTTACCTGCGATGGATGATGATGATTTACGTCGTGGTAAGCCTACATGTCATATTGAGTTTGGTGAGGCCAACGCAATTTTAGCGGGTGATGCATTACAAACATTAGCCTTTGAGATCTTAGCCAAAAATCCCATGCCTGATGTTGCAATCGCCGATCGCGTTGCTATGATTGCTGAATTAGCAACAGCCAGCGGGCTGGCAGGTATGTGTGGTGGTCAGGCACTTGATCTTGAAGCCGAAGATAAATCAATTGACCTCGCATCTCTTGAAAAAATCCATTTACACAAAACAGGTGCATTAATTCGTGCAGCTGTCCGATTAGGTGCATTTAGTGCTGGCTCAAAAGGCCATAATGTATTACCCGCACTAGATAAGTATGCCCACTCTATTGGCCTCGCATTTCAAGTACAAGATGACATTTTAGATGTCATTGGCAGTACTGAAGAAACAGGAAAACGTCAAGGGAGCGACCAAGAGTCAGGAAAAAGCACATATCCGGCACTCCTTGGATTAGCACAAGCTCAAAAGAAAGCACAGGAATTGTATAACGAAGCACTGGATGCCTTAGCGTTTCTTGAGCAATACGAGTACGATACGACCACGCTTAAACAATTAGCGAGTTTTATCGTCAAACGGAAAAACTAA
- the xseB gene encoding exodeoxyribonuclease VII small subunit produces the protein MAKKTTPINEDTAPTPSFEASMQELEQIVNRLESGELPLEEALNEFEHGVRLARVGQKTLQDAEQRVRILLKEDDNATPDNFIQEAE, from the coding sequence ATGGCTAAGAAAACGACACCAATTAACGAAGACACCGCACCAACACCAAGTTTCGAAGCATCTATGCAAGAACTTGAGCAAATCGTAAACCGTTTAGAATCCGGTGAGCTCCCTCTAGAAGAAGCGCTTAATGAGTTTGAACACGGCGTTCGTCTAGCCCGTGTTGGACAAAAAACATTACAAGATGCTGAACAACGTGTTCGTATTCTTCTAAAAGAAGACGATAATGCAACTCCTGATAATTTTATCCAAGAGGCAGAATAA